The Paraburkholderia acidisoli genome contains a region encoding:
- a CDS encoding NUDIX domain-containing protein has protein sequence MAAEHPQHDPALAETCVESTTLYAGNFLTLKRDTVALPDGKHATREFVQHPGAVMVIPLFDDGRVLMERQYRYPLSRVMTEFPAGKLDPQEGALACAIRELKEETGYTAREYVYLAQIHPVISYSTEFIDIYLARGLTAGAAQLDEGEFLETFTATVPELLEWVRTGKITDVKTIIGTFWLEKALSGAWPLAKPEQG, from the coding sequence ATGGCTGCTGAACATCCTCAACACGATCCGGCGCTGGCCGAAACGTGCGTGGAAAGCACGACGCTCTACGCGGGCAATTTCCTCACGCTCAAGCGCGACACGGTGGCGTTGCCCGACGGCAAGCATGCAACGCGCGAATTCGTCCAGCATCCGGGCGCGGTCATGGTGATTCCGCTGTTCGACGACGGCCGCGTGCTGATGGAGCGTCAGTATCGTTATCCGCTTTCGCGAGTGATGACGGAGTTTCCGGCCGGCAAGCTCGATCCGCAGGAAGGCGCGCTCGCGTGCGCGATCCGCGAACTCAAGGAAGAGACGGGCTACACGGCGCGCGAATACGTTTATCTCGCGCAGATCCATCCCGTGATCTCGTATTCGACCGAGTTCATCGACATCTATCTGGCGCGCGGCCTGACGGCGGGCGCGGCACAGCTCGACGAAGGCGAATTCCTCGAAACCTTCACGGCGACGGTGCCGGAACTGCTCGAATGGGTGCGCACCGGCAAGATCACCGACGTGAAGACGATCATTGGGACCTTCTGGCTCGAGAAGGCGCTCTCCGGCGCGTGGCCGCTCGCAAAGCCCGAGCAGGGCTGA
- a CDS encoding DUF1178 family protein: protein MKVLDLQCPDGHRFEGWFASADDFESQLSRKLVECPMCGATEVSRLPSAPRLNLSGASEPKPVSREAQQWQAHALRAIREVLEKTENVGDRFAEEARRMHYNEAPSRNIRGVASAEDARALVEEGIDVMPLPVPAALKGPLQ from the coding sequence ATGAAGGTCCTCGATTTACAGTGCCCAGACGGCCATCGGTTCGAAGGCTGGTTCGCGTCGGCTGACGACTTCGAGTCGCAGCTTTCCCGCAAGCTGGTTGAATGTCCGATGTGCGGTGCCACCGAAGTCAGCCGTCTGCCGTCCGCGCCCCGTTTGAATCTGTCCGGCGCGAGCGAGCCCAAGCCCGTTTCGCGCGAGGCGCAGCAATGGCAGGCGCACGCGCTGCGCGCGATTCGCGAGGTCCTCGAGAAGACGGAGAACGTGGGCGACCGTTTCGCCGAGGAGGCGCGACGCATGCATTACAACGAAGCACCCTCGCGCAACATTCGCGGCGTGGCTTCGGCGGAAGATGCGCGCGCCCTCGTCGAAGAAGGCATCGACGTGATGCCGCTGCCGGTTCCGGCCGCGCTGAAGGGTCCGCTGCAATAG
- a CDS encoding acyl-CoA dehydrogenase family protein, which translates to MDLDTTPADDAFRAEVRAWLEANLPHALRDKVLNHKRLSRDDIAGWHRLLGKQGWSAPAWPVQWGGPGWTETQRHIWDAECGRIGAPIVLPFGVSMVAPVLMKYGSEAQQRRYLPRILSGEDWWCQGYSEPGSGSDLASLRTRAVRVHDNAGDHYVVNGQKTWTTLGQHADMMFCLVRTDPEAKKQEGISFLLIDMKSPGITVRPIITLDEDHEVNEVFFEDVKVPVENLVGEENRGWTYAKYLLGHERTGIARVGASNRELAFLKRVALGQKKHGKPLLHDPVFAARVAAVEIELMALEVTAERVIAAAANARGPGPEASMLKIKGTEIQQALTELMVDAVGPLAAPFDVPFLEGEHAHSVAGDDAAAPLAAYYFNYRKTSIYGGSNEIQKNIIAQMILGL; encoded by the coding sequence ATGGATCTGGACACCACCCCCGCCGACGACGCATTCCGCGCCGAAGTTCGCGCCTGGCTAGAGGCCAATCTGCCTCACGCGCTGCGCGACAAGGTACTCAACCACAAACGGCTTAGCCGCGACGACATCGCCGGCTGGCACCGGCTGCTCGGCAAGCAGGGCTGGTCCGCGCCCGCGTGGCCCGTGCAATGGGGCGGCCCCGGTTGGACCGAAACGCAACGCCATATCTGGGACGCCGAATGCGGGCGCATCGGTGCGCCGATCGTGCTGCCGTTCGGTGTGTCGATGGTCGCGCCCGTGCTCATGAAATACGGCAGCGAGGCGCAGCAGCGCCGCTATCTGCCACGCATTCTTTCGGGCGAAGACTGGTGGTGCCAGGGCTATTCGGAGCCGGGCTCGGGTTCCGATCTCGCCTCGCTGCGCACGCGCGCCGTGCGCGTTCACGATAACGCAGGCGATCACTACGTCGTCAACGGTCAGAAGACCTGGACCACGCTCGGCCAGCACGCCGACATGATGTTCTGCCTCGTGCGCACGGACCCCGAGGCGAAGAAGCAGGAGGGCATCTCTTTCCTGCTGATCGACATGAAATCGCCCGGTATTACGGTGCGCCCGATCATCACGCTCGACGAGGATCACGAAGTCAACGAGGTGTTCTTCGAGGACGTGAAGGTGCCCGTGGAGAATCTCGTCGGCGAGGAAAATCGCGGCTGGACCTACGCGAAGTATTTGCTCGGCCACGAGCGCACGGGCATCGCGCGCGTGGGCGCGTCGAATCGCGAACTCGCGTTTCTCAAGCGCGTCGCGCTCGGGCAAAAGAAGCACGGCAAGCCGCTGCTCCACGATCCCGTGTTCGCCGCGCGCGTGGCCGCCGTCGAGATCGAACTGATGGCGCTCGAAGTCACGGCCGAACGCGTGATTGCCGCCGCCGCCAACGCGCGCGGGCCGGGGCCCGAGGCTTCCATGCTCAAGATCAAGGGCACCGAGATCCAGCAAGCGCTGACCGAGTTGATGGTCGATGCCGTGGGTCCGCTCGCGGCGCCGTTCGACGTGCCGTTCCTCGAAGGCGAGCACGCGCATTCCGTAGCCGGGGACGACGCCGCCGCGCCGCTTGCCGCGTACTACTTCAACTATCGCAAGACGTCTATTTACGGCGGGTCGAACGAGATCCAGAAGAACATCATCGCGCAGATGATTCTTGGGCTTTGA
- a CDS encoding acyl-CoA dehydrogenase family protein, giving the protein MDFNFTEEQQQLADALRRYLDKQYGFEARQAIVKSADGVSDAHWKAFTELGLTALPVPSNQGGFDGTPFDMLVVMQALGRALAVEPYWANAVGVEALKLADAASENAALLARVAAGEIKLAVAFHEPGARYDLFALETQAQKNGEGYMLSGTKSVVQHGAQADYWIVPARLAGEVALFVVAREEGGAEVTDYRTIDGQRAATLTFANTPARQLAGVQNAAATWERVADYATFLLCAEALGVIDALTAATVEYTKTRQQFGVPIARFQALQHRMAEMLIHAEQARSITYLAAARYSSESADARRRAISAAKVRVGQAARFVGQQAVQLHGGMGVTNEVAAAHGFKRLAIIETTLGDVDHHLERFASLPGFSQAA; this is encoded by the coding sequence ATGGACTTCAATTTCACCGAAGAGCAACAGCAACTCGCCGACGCGCTGCGTCGTTATCTCGACAAGCAATATGGCTTCGAAGCCCGCCAGGCGATCGTCAAGTCCGCCGATGGGGTGTCGGACGCGCACTGGAAGGCGTTCACCGAACTCGGGCTGACCGCGCTGCCGGTGCCGTCGAACCAGGGCGGCTTCGACGGTACGCCGTTCGACATGCTCGTGGTCATGCAGGCGCTGGGCCGCGCGCTCGCGGTCGAGCCTTACTGGGCGAACGCCGTGGGCGTGGAAGCGCTGAAGCTCGCGGATGCGGCGAGCGAAAACGCCGCGTTGCTCGCGCGCGTGGCGGCGGGCGAGATCAAGCTGGCCGTGGCGTTTCACGAACCGGGCGCGCGCTACGATCTGTTCGCGCTCGAGACCCAGGCCCAGAAAAATGGCGAGGGCTACATGCTGAGCGGCACGAAATCGGTCGTGCAGCACGGCGCGCAAGCCGACTACTGGATCGTGCCCGCGCGGCTCGCGGGCGAGGTGGCGTTGTTCGTCGTCGCGCGCGAGGAGGGCGGCGCCGAGGTGACGGACTACCGCACGATCGACGGCCAGCGCGCCGCCACGCTCACGTTCGCGAACACGCCCGCGCGACAGCTGGCCGGCGTGCAGAACGCCGCGGCCACGTGGGAGCGCGTTGCCGACTACGCGACCTTCCTGCTGTGCGCGGAAGCGCTCGGCGTCATCGACGCGCTCACGGCGGCGACCGTCGAGTACACGAAAACGCGCCAGCAGTTCGGCGTGCCGATCGCGCGCTTCCAGGCGCTCCAGCATCGCATGGCCGAGATGCTGATCCACGCCGAGCAAGCCCGCTCGATCACGTATCTCGCGGCCGCGCGCTACAGTAGCGAATCCGCCGACGCGCGGCGTCGCGCGATTTCGGCGGCCAAGGTGCGCGTGGGGCAGGCGGCGCGCTTCGTCGGTCAGCAGGCCGTGCAACTGCACGGCGGCATGGGCGTGACGAACGAGGTTGCGGCGGCGCACGGGTTCAAGCGGCTCGCCATCATCGAAACGACGCTCGGCGACGTCGATCATCATCTCGAACGCTTCGCCTCGCTGCCGGGGTTCTCGCAGGCAGCATGA
- a CDS encoding MaoC family dehydratase, whose translation MGISYEDLEVGKRYVVGSHTFERDEIVRFASEFDPQPFHVDEAAAGSSMFGGLVASGWHTCSVMMGMLVRHFLKDSTSMGSPGVDDIRWLKPTRVGDTLTMTNIVVDKRVSASKPDRGIVETRWEGHNQHGELIVTVRSKALFGLRHPGAAS comes from the coding sequence ATGGGCATCAGCTACGAAGATCTGGAAGTGGGCAAACGCTACGTGGTCGGCTCGCACACGTTCGAGCGCGACGAAATCGTCCGTTTCGCCTCGGAGTTCGACCCGCAGCCGTTTCACGTCGACGAGGCCGCGGCCGGGTCGTCGATGTTCGGCGGCCTCGTGGCGAGCGGCTGGCACACGTGCTCGGTCATGATGGGCATGCTCGTACGCCACTTCCTCAAGGATTCGACGTCGATGGGCTCGCCCGGCGTCGACGACATTCGCTGGCTCAAGCCCACGCGCGTCGGCGACACGCTCACGATGACGAATATCGTCGTGGACAAGCGCGTGTCGGCGAGCAAGCCCGATCGCGGTATCGTCGAAACGCGCTGGGAAGGCCATAACCAGCACGGCGAACTGATCGTGACGGTGCGCTCGAAAGCGCTGTTCGGCCTGCGTCATCCGGGAGCCGCATCGTGA
- a CDS encoding MaoC family dehydratase, with protein sequence MNVDANDAVRRCIADAEGLRALVGAAPILSAWREVSAADVQGFADATGDHQWIHLDAERARRESPFGGPIAHGFLTLSLIPALLEASLEIRQRMGVNYGLNRVRFTQPVPVGAKVRARIGVKEASDVDRGCLQVVWEIVIEREEREGANARPACVAELITRHYF encoded by the coding sequence ATGAACGTCGACGCGAACGACGCGGTCAGGAGGTGTATCGCCGATGCGGAGGGATTGCGCGCGCTCGTGGGCGCAGCGCCCATCCTGAGCGCGTGGCGCGAGGTCAGCGCCGCCGACGTGCAAGGGTTCGCCGACGCCACGGGCGACCACCAGTGGATTCATCTCGACGCCGAACGCGCGCGCCGCGAGTCGCCGTTCGGCGGCCCGATCGCACATGGCTTTCTCACGCTCTCGTTGATTCCGGCGCTGCTCGAAGCGAGCCTCGAGATTCGTCAGCGCATGGGCGTGAACTACGGGCTCAATCGCGTGCGTTTCACGCAGCCGGTGCCCGTGGGCGCGAAGGTGCGCGCGCGCATCGGCGTGAAGGAGGCGAGCGACGTCGATCGCGGCTGCCTGCAGGTGGTCTGGGAGATCGTGATCGAGCGCGAAGAGCGCGAGGGGGCGAACGCGCGCCCGGCCTGCGTCGCGGAGCTCATCACGCGGCATTACTTCTAA
- a CDS encoding glutathione binding-like protein yields the protein MIDVYSWATPNGHKVHIMLEETGLEYNVHAVDIGAGDQFKAEFLDISPNNKIPAITDSEGPRRADGKPFSLFESGAILLYLAAKTGRFLPEDLAARYDVLQWVMFQMGGLGPMLGQAHHFRIYAPEKIEYAVNRYTNEAKRLYNVMETQLGKTEYLAGNEYTIADIAAFPWTRSWQNQGIELDALPNVKRWHEAIAARPAVQRGVEVLANARKPLMDEKAKEMLFGATQYEKR from the coding sequence ATGATCGACGTTTATAGCTGGGCCACGCCGAACGGCCACAAAGTCCACATCATGCTCGAGGAAACGGGCCTCGAGTACAACGTGCATGCCGTCGATATCGGCGCGGGCGATCAGTTCAAGGCCGAGTTTCTCGACATCAGCCCGAACAACAAGATCCCCGCCATCACCGACTCCGAAGGCCCGCGCCGCGCCGACGGCAAGCCGTTCTCGCTGTTCGAGTCGGGCGCGATCCTGCTCTATCTCGCGGCGAAGACGGGGCGCTTCCTGCCCGAGGATCTGGCCGCGCGCTACGACGTGCTGCAATGGGTGATGTTTCAGATGGGCGGCCTCGGCCCGATGCTCGGCCAGGCGCACCACTTCCGCATCTACGCGCCGGAGAAGATCGAGTACGCGGTCAATCGCTACACGAACGAAGCGAAGCGCCTCTACAACGTGATGGAAACCCAGCTCGGCAAGACCGAATATCTGGCCGGCAACGAGTACACCATCGCCGATATCGCGGCGTTCCCGTGGACGCGTTCTTGGCAGAACCAGGGCATCGAGCTGGACGCCCTGCCCAACGTGAAGCGCTGGCACGAAGCCATCGCGGCGCGCCCGGCGGTGCAGCGCGGCGTGGAAGTGCTCGCCAACGCGCGCAAGCCGCTCATGGACGAGAAGGCGAAGGAAATGCTGTTCGGCGCGACGCAATACGAGAAGCGCTGA
- a CDS encoding acyl-CoA dehydrogenase family protein, translating to MNFDYSPKVQALREKLLAFFDEHIYPNEAVFHAEVERNRADGNAWVPTEIVEQLKEKAREAGLWNLFLPDSVRGAGLTNLEYAPLCEIMGRVHWAPEVFNCSAPDTGNMETIERYGSEAHKLQWLEPLLQGQIRSAFLMTEPDVASSDATNIQTRIERDGDDYVINGTKWWSSGAGDPRCAIYIVMGKTDPDAPRHTQQSMILVPADSAGITVRRPLTVFGYDDAPHGHMEITLENVRVPASNILLGEGRGFEIAQGRLGPGRIHHCMRLIGLAERALELMAKRALARVAFGKPVAAQSVTQERIAEARCMIDQARLLTLKTAYMMDTVGNKGARGEIAMIKVVAPNMACQVIDWAMQVYGAAGVSGDFPLAYAYASARTLRFADGPDEVHRNAIAKLEFARYMDTDAASRVELPVTRS from the coding sequence ATGAACTTCGATTACTCCCCGAAAGTGCAGGCGCTGCGCGAGAAACTGCTCGCGTTCTTCGACGAACACATCTACCCGAACGAAGCCGTGTTTCACGCCGAAGTCGAGCGCAATCGCGCGGACGGCAACGCGTGGGTGCCCACGGAAATCGTCGAGCAGCTCAAGGAAAAGGCCCGCGAGGCCGGACTCTGGAATCTGTTCCTGCCCGACTCCGTGCGCGGCGCGGGACTCACGAACCTCGAATACGCGCCGCTCTGCGAAATCATGGGCCGCGTGCACTGGGCGCCCGAAGTGTTCAACTGCAGCGCGCCCGACACCGGCAACATGGAGACGATCGAACGCTACGGCAGCGAGGCGCACAAGCTGCAGTGGCTCGAACCCTTGCTGCAAGGCCAGATCCGCTCGGCGTTTCTGATGACGGAGCCCGATGTGGCGTCGTCGGATGCGACCAATATCCAGACGCGCATCGAGCGCGACGGCGACGACTACGTGATCAACGGCACGAAATGGTGGTCGTCGGGCGCGGGCGACCCGCGCTGCGCGATCTACATCGTCATGGGCAAGACCGATCCCGACGCGCCGCGCCACACCCAGCAGTCGATGATCCTCGTGCCCGCGGATTCGGCCGGCATTACCGTGCGCCGCCCGCTCACGGTGTTCGGTTACGACGACGCGCCGCACGGCCACATGGAAATCACGCTGGAGAACGTGCGCGTGCCCGCGTCGAACATTCTGCTCGGCGAAGGCCGAGGTTTCGAGATCGCGCAGGGGCGGCTCGGGCCGGGCCGCATTCACCATTGCATGCGGCTGATCGGCCTCGCCGAGCGCGCGCTCGAACTCATGGCGAAGCGCGCCTTGGCGCGCGTTGCGTTCGGCAAGCCCGTGGCCGCGCAATCGGTCACGCAGGAGCGCATCGCCGAGGCGCGCTGCATGATCGACCAGGCGCGCCTGCTCACGCTCAAGACCGCGTACATGATGGACACCGTGGGCAACAAGGGCGCGCGCGGCGAGATCGCCATGATCAAGGTGGTCGCGCCGAACATGGCCTGCCAGGTGATCGACTGGGCGATGCAGGTGTACGGCGCGGCGGGCGTTTCCGGCGATTTCCCGCTCGCGTATGCGTATGCCTCGGCGCGCACGCTGCGGTTCGCCGACGGCCCCGACGAGGTGCACCGCAACGCCATCGCCAAGCTCGAATTCGCGCGCTACATGGACACGGACGCGGCGTCGCGCGTCGAGTTGCCCGTCACGCGTTCCTGA
- a CDS encoding phosphotransferase yields MDGDTAKPTPTDYSAFEGTRPVAARQRFDMDALAAWLAAHVAGFEGPLTIEQFAGGQSNPTFKLVTPRRTYVMRAKPGPKAKLLPSAHAIEREYRVMAALAATEVPVANMLALCEDESVIGRAFYVMEFVEGRVLWDQSLPGMTPEQRGAIYGEMNRVIAALHNVKPEAVGLADYGKPGNYFARQIDRWSRQYLASETEPIDAMHRLIEWLPQHMPDESNANDTRVSVVHGDYRLDNLIFHPHEPRVLAVLDWELSTLGHPLADFSYHCMAWHVDPAQFRGIAGLDWKALGIPDEAHYVARYCERTGVEIRGDWNFYLAYNMFRIAAILQGIMKRVVDGTAASAQAADAGRRAKPMAELAWRYARKVR; encoded by the coding sequence ATGGATGGAGACACCGCGAAGCCCACGCCCACCGACTACTCGGCGTTCGAGGGCACGCGCCCCGTGGCCGCGCGCCAGCGCTTCGACATGGACGCGCTGGCCGCGTGGCTCGCCGCGCACGTCGCGGGCTTCGAAGGACCGCTCACGATCGAGCAGTTCGCGGGCGGTCAATCGAACCCGACCTTCAAGCTCGTCACGCCGCGCCGCACTTACGTGATGCGCGCGAAGCCCGGACCGAAAGCCAAGCTGCTGCCTTCCGCGCACGCCATCGAGCGCGAGTATCGCGTGATGGCCGCCCTGGCGGCGACCGAGGTGCCCGTCGCGAACATGCTCGCGCTGTGCGAGGACGAAAGCGTGATCGGCCGCGCGTTCTACGTGATGGAGTTCGTCGAGGGCCGCGTGCTCTGGGATCAGTCGCTGCCCGGCATGACGCCCGAGCAGCGCGGCGCGATCTACGGCGAGATGAATCGCGTGATCGCGGCGCTCCACAACGTGAAGCCCGAGGCTGTCGGTCTCGCCGATTACGGCAAACCCGGCAACTATTTCGCGCGCCAGATCGACCGCTGGAGCCGCCAGTATCTGGCTTCGGAAACCGAGCCCATCGACGCCATGCACCGGCTGATCGAATGGCTGCCGCAGCACATGCCCGACGAATCCAATGCGAACGACACGCGGGTTTCGGTCGTGCACGGCGACTACCGGCTCGACAACCTGATCTTTCATCCGCACGAGCCGCGCGTGCTGGCCGTGCTCGACTGGGAACTCTCCACGCTCGGTCATCCGCTCGCCGACTTCTCGTATCACTGCATGGCGTGGCATGTCGATCCCGCGCAGTTTCGCGGCATCGCCGGGCTCGACTGGAAAGCGCTCGGCATTCCCGACGAAGCGCACTACGTCGCACGCTATTGCGAGCGCACGGGCGTCGAGATTCGCGGCGACTGGAACTTCTACCTCGCCTACAACATGTTCCGCATCGCGGCGATCCTGCAAGGAATCATGAAGCGCGTGGTGGACGGCACGGCCGCGAGCGCGCAAGCCGCCGACGCGGGCCGCCGCGCGAAGCCCATGGCCGAACTCGCCTGGCGCTACGCACGGAAAGTGCGCTGA
- a CDS encoding histidine phosphatase family protein → MSDYVLPARRRLYVMRHGDVTYFDDSGRAIDPDTVPLNEHGRAQASAAGAAFALAGLRFDRVIVSGLRRTVETAECVLAATGQSIALEVEPAWQEIRGGRLATLAALPPDQVESAFLGAFDGVVPETTRFLGGETIGELLDRVLPALTALRADTAWDTALLVLHGGVNRAILSHAITAGGRAFFGHLAQATGCINALDVGTASHDWVVRTLNYAPPAPLHRDVRNTTMEMLYAQYLRFRPAG, encoded by the coding sequence ATGAGCGACTACGTGCTGCCCGCGCGCCGCCGCCTCTACGTGATGCGGCACGGCGACGTCACCTATTTCGACGACTCCGGCCGCGCTATCGACCCGGATACCGTGCCGCTCAACGAGCACGGCCGCGCGCAGGCGAGCGCCGCGGGCGCGGCGTTCGCGCTGGCCGGCTTGCGCTTCGACCGGGTGATCGTGAGCGGCCTGCGCCGCACGGTCGAGACGGCCGAGTGCGTGCTCGCGGCCACCGGGCAGTCGATCGCGCTCGAGGTCGAACCGGCGTGGCAGGAAATCCGCGGCGGACGGCTTGCGACGCTCGCGGCATTGCCGCCCGACCAGGTCGAAAGCGCCTTTCTGGGCGCGTTCGACGGCGTCGTGCCCGAAACCACGCGCTTTCTGGGCGGCGAGACCATCGGCGAATTGCTCGATCGCGTGCTGCCCGCGCTCACCGCGCTGCGCGCCGATACCGCGTGGGACACCGCCCTGCTGGTGCTGCACGGCGGCGTGAACCGCGCGATCCTCTCGCACGCGATCACGGCGGGCGGCCGTGCGTTCTTCGGTCATCTCGCCCAGGCCACGGGCTGCATCAACGCGCTCGACGTGGGAACCGCGAGCCACGACTGGGTGGTGCGCACGCTCAACTACGCGCCGCCTGCGCCGCTGCATCGCGACGTACGCAACACGACGATGGAGATGCTGTACGCGCAATATCTGCGCTTTCGCCCGGCAGGCTGA
- a CDS encoding oxepin-CoA hydrolase, alternative type, translated as MSAELRSSRPEGHESTLVLTLSNPGARNALHPDMYAAAVEAFDAAERDTSLRAIVLTGADHFFCAGGNLNRLLENRAKEPAVQAASIDMLAAWITAMRQSSKPVIAAVEGAAAGAGFSLALAADLLVAADDAKFVMAYSRVGLTPDGGGSWFLANALPRALAFEVMVEGKPISAARLAELGVVNRVAKPHTALDTALAWADEIAKISPNSVARIKTLTSAATTQPLEAQLGDEREHFVASLHHRDGLEGITAFLEKRAPAYK; from the coding sequence ATGAGCGCCGAACTTCGCAGCAGCCGCCCGGAAGGCCACGAATCGACGCTCGTTCTGACGCTGTCGAACCCCGGCGCACGCAATGCGCTGCATCCCGACATGTATGCCGCGGCCGTCGAAGCCTTCGACGCCGCCGAGCGCGACACCTCGCTGCGCGCGATCGTGCTCACGGGCGCCGACCACTTCTTCTGCGCGGGCGGCAACCTCAACCGGCTGCTGGAAAACCGCGCGAAGGAGCCGGCCGTGCAAGCCGCCAGCATCGACATGCTGGCTGCGTGGATCACGGCGATGCGGCAGTCGAGCAAGCCGGTGATCGCGGCCGTGGAAGGCGCCGCCGCGGGCGCGGGCTTTTCGCTCGCGCTCGCCGCCGACCTGCTCGTGGCCGCCGACGACGCGAAATTCGTCATGGCCTATTCGCGCGTCGGTCTCACGCCCGACGGCGGCGGCTCGTGGTTCCTCGCCAACGCGTTGCCGCGCGCGCTCGCGTTCGAAGTGATGGTCGAAGGCAAACCGATCAGCGCGGCACGGCTCGCGGAACTGGGCGTGGTGAACCGCGTCGCGAAACCGCACACGGCGCTCGACACGGCGCTCGCCTGGGCCGACGAGATCGCGAAGATTTCGCCGAACTCGGTCGCGCGCATCAAAACCCTCACGAGCGCGGCCACCACGCAGCCGCTCGAAGCGCAACTCGGCGACGAACGCGAGCACTTCGTGGCGTCGCTCCATCATCGCGACGGGCTCGAGGGCATCACCGCGTTCCTCGAAAAGCGCGCCCCGGCCTACAAGTGA
- a CDS encoding glutathione S-transferase family protein, giving the protein MIKLHGVALSNYYNKVKFLLLEHDIAFEEVAAPLPLAESRYAQSPAGKIPYLETEHGFLCESGVIVEYLAARFPEKHIFAADAWQAARERELIVFIETHLELNVRELYAEAFFGGTVSDEVKTTIEKRLRRYVAGFARLAKFAPYVAGDRFGVVDAAAFVSLPLVGRATQTIYGHDFLADVGIDWRAYLKLIGERPAAQRVSADRKTYIEANA; this is encoded by the coding sequence ATGATCAAGCTGCACGGTGTCGCGCTTTCGAATTACTACAACAAGGTCAAGTTCCTGCTGCTGGAACACGACATCGCGTTCGAGGAGGTGGCGGCGCCGCTGCCGCTCGCCGAGTCGCGGTACGCGCAGTCGCCGGCCGGCAAGATTCCGTACCTGGAGACGGAGCACGGGTTTCTGTGCGAGTCGGGGGTGATCGTCGAATATCTGGCGGCGCGCTTTCCCGAAAAGCACATTTTCGCCGCCGACGCGTGGCAGGCCGCCAGGGAGCGCGAACTGATCGTGTTCATCGAGACGCATCTCGAACTCAACGTGCGCGAGCTGTACGCCGAGGCGTTCTTCGGCGGCACGGTCAGCGACGAGGTGAAGACGACGATAGAAAAGCGCCTGCGCCGCTATGTGGCTGGCTTCGCGCGGCTCGCGAAGTTCGCGCCGTACGTGGCGGGCGACCGGTTCGGCGTGGTCGATGCCGCCGCGTTCGTAAGCTTGCCGCTCGTGGGCCGCGCAACGCAGACGATCTACGGCCACGATTTTCTCGCCGACGTGGGGATCGACTGGCGCGCCTACCTCAAGCTGATCGGCGAGCGTCCGGCCGCGCAGCGCGTGAGCGCCGACCGCAAGACGTATATCGAGGCGAACGCGTAA